CATAGTTATGGAAAAGATTAATAAGCTAAAAACACTCCTCAAACTTTTCAAATTTTCTCCATTTCTTCAACACAGACACACACATAAAGTAAAACAGACAGAGACACTCACTGCACACTTCTCGAAGTACTTCTCTTTCTAgtatctctctctgtctcttttaTTTTCCTTCTCCCTAAGCTACATAGGCACCCTAAACCTCTCTTTTGACCTAGTGTTAGTGAGTGAGAGAGGGCCTGCAAAGATAAAAAGGGCATACATCATTGAAGCTCtttacttctcttttttttgttcccAATCTCTCAGCCTAGGCTTCTCCCATttcaagcaaaaaaataaagaatggTTTCATCTCAGCAACGTCTCTCTTTCTCAAACTCAATGctggtcttcttcttctgcttcctcTCTCTGTTCTGTCGTCCTTCTCTCTCCGCCTCATTTCTCGTTGATGGTGTCTCTGTCTGGAAAACTCCCGTTGTTCATGTCAGCGACTCTGTTGGTAAGTTTATTTACAAAACCAGtccttttatttcctttttttggcTAAGTTTTCTCTTAAATTAACGGTTTTCCTGTTTTGCTTACCAGTTTTCAGACATAAGTACGGAAACGATCTATACATCTTCAGGACAAAAGATGCATTCAATGTCTGCGACTTTACTCAAGCCACTCTTCTTACAAAATCTAACTCCACCTCCTTCACGGTATATACGTCTCATCTCACATTCACATTTCTCTTATTTCTTTACAAGTTGTGAACTATATTTATGGGTGAATTGCTTGAAAGGGTGTGAATTTCGTCTGGGTTTTTCTGAAATTTcataaagttttgatctttcCTACAAGTTCCCCTTTTTTCTCCTCTGTTCTTGAGATCGACAAAAGAAACATCTTCCCctgttttcctctgtttttatgTCTGAAACCCCTTTTCGTCATTAATTTGATAATTTtcagttaattattaaatagaacTTGTAATCCGATGCTTTGTTCTGACAACAGAAttgaaaaaattgattaaaataatagtttaaacacacacaaaaagtcGTAAGTGCAAGGCTCAATGATAATGAAAGTTTAGAAGCATCTCGActactactattttttttttttttttggcaaccaCTCGACTACtactaaatttcctttttacctTCTTAAAAGTTCAAAGTTTCATActctaaaaaaaaagtttcgaaCTTTAACATTCATTTTAATAATCTTcgttttatacattttatttgcTCAATTTCAGGATGATTTTCCTCATTTCAATGACAATCACACTTGAATGACTTCCTCTGTTTTATCTATCCGTCATTAGTTAACTGTATTACCAAATACTAAACTCGAACTTTGATTGTCttttctgacaaaaaaaaaagaattgaaaagTTGGTTAAACTAATGGTTTAATACACAAAAGTCATGTGCTCATGGCTCAATGGCAATCACACTAGTCGATAAGAAGCATTAAAACCTTCTTAaactttctaaattttcaaactaACATTTTCAACTTTCACTCTAACGCAGTGGTACCCATCAAGACCAGGCTCCTACTACTTTTCCTTCACAAACAACACATCTCTTCCCAAAACCTGCCAAGTCAGCCAGAAGCTCACAGTCCAAGTCATCCTCGCAGCCGCACCTTCACCGTCACAGCCACCAACACCAGCTATAGCTCCTGTTCCTGTCTCGGAAGGAGGAGTGgtctcatcttctccttcttaCCCGTGGCCATTAGGTCCAAGAGAAGGTTCAGTTTTATCTCCAGGACCATCTCCTTCAGAGATTACTTCAGTGACGGTTCCCGGGAAAGACGGAGTTCCGTTTATCAATAGTAATCCAGCGGTTCCACTTCCCACCGGAGAAGTCGACTCTACTTCCATTAACCCTTTACCCACTTCCACAAACTCAGCACATCAGGTACACTCATTGCAACATCAACAGCAGACTAAAAAGATTTATTGCTTTATTGAAATGTTTGATGGTGTGTATGTGTTGTGTGTGTGCAGGTAATGATGACAGCAACGTTGAAGCTAGTTTTGTGCTGTGTAGCCATGTTTCTTCTGCTGTAGAGAGAGTATTAGTGGCTTTTTCAATGGATGAATGATTACGTTTTCTGATCTTATATGCTAATTACAATTTAACTTTGATCTCGTAATGATTCATTCATTCTCTCCCTTTTGCTTTTCTCTTATGGTTATTAGGATGTCTTTTATTTAGAATGTTAGGACgtttatattttgtaatgtgcatttttttttataaagtaatGTGGTTTCTTTCTAATGTTTCAGTGGTCTCCACTAGCCACTCACTCAAAATTATGTTTCAGATTTCTTTTCAGAGTTTTTGGGCCCCACTAGAAAAATGTATAACCATATATATGTACTGTgtccttttttttcctttgttgaTTTCAGAACATTGTGGAACCATTAGATATAAAATCATGTGAAGGTGTCTGTGAACAAGATTCTCTCAAGCTTTTGCCATAACGGAAAGAATGAAACGTTGAATTAGAGAAGTAGCCGTTATTTACCATGACTGTAAGAAGCCAATCAAgtcaaaagagagagagagagaggaagaaaacaaatgaaattAGCCGACCGTTGAGTAATGAGTATGCACTTGTGAGTGTGACTTGTGGGCTCTTCAAAGAGGAACCATAGCAATTCATGTGACTAATATAATGAAAGCTGGTTCTAAAAGAGTGTAATGAcaaaagtaatataaaattttaacttctTATTTCATATTGCTTcaagacaaagagagagaggagtgaTCATTAACTCATTACAAGCAAACAATTGAACCAAAGATTAACTTCATGTGAggatttagtttagtttttgtatttttatacattttctttACAGAATTCAATGATCCAACAGTGATAAGCGGGACAAACGAACATGCAATGGGTGAAGCCAGAAGCTGCAGCCAGAGCTTCAAACTCAACTCGTGACCTCTCTTTCCCACCAGAACATTGGGTGAACATTAACATGTCCATGTCAAAGGCAATGTTTGCATTGATGTCTCCATTCTCAGCGTCATCAGGTGTGACTAGTTCTATCACAACAACTTTACCGTTCTCCGGTAGTGACTTCCAACAATTTTTAAGAATCTTCACACAGTCTTCGTCGGTCCAATCATGAAGTATACGCtgtaaaacaaattaaatcaaCAAAGTAAATACATAATACTACGTACATATTTTCTTAAACTTACTTTCAAGATCATGGCATCTCCTTTTGGAACATCCACAAACATATCTCCGGCGACATGTTCCACCCCAGGGTAAGAAGGTGCTTGTGCCAAGGCACAAGTCAGATCAAAGTTGATACCCTTAATATTGGGATACTTAGAAGTAACAACACCGAGAGTGTTACCAACTCCACCTCCAACATCAACTAACACATTCACATCTTTGAAGCCTTGGTAAACTTCAAGAGCCTTCTTCACGACCGCGATGGTGAATCCGGTCTGGTTGAAGAGCCTGCTGAATCTCTCATCTGTACCCATGTAGTCGAAGAGTTTCATGCCACCATGTGCACGACCAAATGCATCTCCTCCTTCTAGCACCACATCTTTCAATTGTCCCCTGAGAATATAGCATATCAACAGCGTAAGAGTCattgtgtttatttatttttttgaaaaattttaatcgttaaatagaaaattaccAAGTATTGAGGAAAACACTATCGAAATTGACAATGACTTGAGAAGCAAGGGATCCTATATCTTGAATGTTATCTTTCAAGAAGAACCTGCAAATTGGCTCAGCCTTGTAGACTCTCTCGCCCAGTCCGGCTTGAACCGTACCGCACTTAACCATGGAGTAACTAGCGAGTAGACGTAGCATCCGGTCTAGCAAAACCGGCGCTCCTGGATTACGAGGTGTTGTTGGTAGTCGACTTGATATCTCGGAAGGTGAGAGGAACACCGAGGCGGTGTAGAGAGTGTCAAAGACACCGAGCTCTAGGGCAGCTTTGAGAACCATCGGAAAGGCGGCAGCATTGGCTATTCTCACGGCCATCAGACCCAACTCGTTATCATCATCTATAACAATTTGGGTTTTGGTGTTAGAGCTTAATGTTTCTTCAATAAGGATTCccattatttttataagtttcttCTTTGTCACGGTTTCGTACGTGATCGCACTGACCAGAAGCGAGGATAGATAGAGGGGATGGtgtctgttttttctttgtagtgttgaagatgatgatttgaTGGATCTTAGCGTCTCTCTTTTTTATAGCCAAGGCTTAGCCTCTCCTCtttgttatttaatttgaacTAATATTATTGTAATAATGTTGGCGTGCCGGTCCATTTGGCTGGCTAAATAGTATTCAAGAGCCACTTGTGGCGGCTGAAACAGTCAAATTaggttcggatacccattcgggtttcggttcagtctattcgggtttcggggtttcggggtcaaagatttcagccccattcggatatttctaaatttcggttcgggttcggttcagatattTGCAGGTTCGGTtggggttcggataacccatttaaaatgtttttaaattttcaaaattcattatatactttaaattttcaaaatctataagaaagataatatattacatataaattttcataacatacatgtcaaaataccttaatttaacatataaattggtttttttgaatatttggataaataatca
The Raphanus sativus cultivar WK10039 chromosome 1, ASM80110v3, whole genome shotgun sequence DNA segment above includes these coding regions:
- the LOC108838922 gene encoding early nodulin-like protein 15, whose protein sequence is MVSSQQRLSFSNSMLVFFFCFLSLFCRPSLSASFLVDGVSVWKTPVVHVSDSVVFRHKYGNDLYIFRTKDAFNVCDFTQATLLTKSNSTSFTWYPSRPGSYYFSFTNNTSLPKTCQVSQKLTVQVILAAAPSPSQPPTPAIAPVPVSEGGVVSSSPSYPWPLGPREGSVLSPGPSPSEITSVTVPGKDGVPFINSNPAVPLPTGEVDSTSINPLPTSTNSAHQVMMTATLKLVLCCVAMFLLL
- the LOC108836406 gene encoding indole glucosinolate O-methyltransferase 4; the protein is MGILIEETLSSNTKTQIVIDDDNELGLMAVRIANAAAFPMVLKAALELGVFDTLYTASVFLSPSEISSRLPTTPRNPGAPVLLDRMLRLLASYSMVKCGTVQAGLGERVYKAEPICRFFLKDNIQDIGSLASQVIVNFDSVFLNTWGQLKDVVLEGGDAFGRAHGGMKLFDYMGTDERFSRLFNQTGFTIAVVKKALEVYQGFKDVNVLVDVGGGVGNTLGVVTSKYPNIKGINFDLTCALAQAPSYPGVEHVAGDMFVDVPKGDAMILKRILHDWTDEDCVKILKNCWKSLPENGKVVVIELVTPDDAENGDINANIAFDMDMLMFTQCSGGKERSRVEFEALAAASGFTHCMFVCPAYHCWIIEFCKENV